From the genome of Patescibacteria group bacterium, one region includes:
- the queA gene encoding tRNA preQ1(34) S-adenosylmethionine ribosyltransferase-isomerase QueA has translation MYLKHFNYLLPNKHIAQKPVNPRDHSRLLVLDKNSGELQHKHFYDISEFLNKGDVVVMNNSKVIPARLLGQKETGGKMEIFLLNKVGKGLWEVLVGGKGQKENLTVLFPKNLKATLIERKEGGTWIVSFNKKGEEFEKLYKKIGEAPVPPYIKEKSDLKKYQTVYAKKEGSVAAPTAGFHFTKGLINSLKRKGVEFQEVTLHVGLGTFQPVKVSDITKHKMHPEFVDVPKETLAKLWQAKKDGRRIIAVGTTSVRVLETVMAELKNKKNPPKESFKAWVNIFIYPGFKFKFVDAMITNFHLPESTLLMLVSAFAGRKNILRAYEIAKEKNYRFYSFGDAMLIK, from the coding sequence ATCTCAAACATTTTAACTACCTACTTCCTAATAAGCATATAGCGCAAAAGCCCGTTAATCCTCGAGACCACTCGAGACTTTTAGTTTTGGATAAAAATAGCGGAGAATTACAGCACAAGCATTTTTACGATATTTCGGAGTTTTTAAACAAAGGGGATGTCGTTGTCATGAATAACTCCAAGGTAATCCCAGCTAGGTTGCTTGGACAAAAAGAAACCGGCGGGAAGATGGAGATATTTCTTCTGAACAAGGTTGGTAAGGGGCTGTGGGAAGTACTGGTCGGTGGGAAAGGGCAGAAAGAAAATTTAACTGTTTTATTTCCGAAAAATTTAAAAGCAACGCTGATTGAAAGGAAGGAGGGCGGGACCTGGATTGTAAGTTTTAATAAAAAAGGTGAGGAGTTTGAAAAACTGTACAAAAAAATCGGTGAAGCTCCGGTACCGCCATACATTAAAGAGAAATCTGATCTGAAAAAATACCAAACGGTGTACGCAAAGAAAGAAGGTTCAGTTGCTGCCCCGACCGCCGGCTTTCATTTTACCAAAGGATTAATCAACAGCCTGAAAAGGAAAGGGGTAGAATTCCAGGAGGTTACCCTGCACGTGGGACTGGGTACGTTCCAGCCGGTAAAGGTATCCGATATTACCAAACATAAAATGCATCCGGAGTTTGTTGATGTACCAAAAGAAACATTGGCAAAGTTATGGCAGGCTAAGAAAGATGGACGCAGAATTATTGCGGTCGGTACAACTAGCGTACGTGTATTGGAAACGGTTATGGCCGAATTGAAGAATAAAAAAAATCCCCCAAAGGAATCTTTCAAAGCATGGGTGAATATTTTTATTTATCCCGGATTCAAGTTCAAATTTGTGGATGCTATGATCACTAATTTTCATCTGCCGGAATCAACTCTGCTGATGCTGGTATCCGCTTTTGCCGGCAGGAAGAATATCCTGCGTGCATATGAGATTGCCAAGGAAAAAAACTATCGTTTTTATAGTTTTGGTGATGCGATGCTGATTAAATAA
- a CDS encoding Rid family detoxifying hydrolase, translated as MKKTITSSKAPVAPKLYSQAILESSKYRLEISGQIGISIDTGKLVEGGIEIETKQTFNNIEAILSEVGWTLDNLTKVRIYLIDMAEYAKVNEIYTAKFKDILPTRIALAVQALPLGARIEIECVATGDEIKNDKNI; from the coding sequence ATGAAAAAAACAATTACATCATCTAAAGCGCCAGTAGCACCAAAGTTATATTCTCAAGCAATTTTAGAATCTTCAAAGTATAGATTGGAGATTTCCGGTCAAATTGGCATCAGCATAGATACGGGAAAATTAGTAGAAGGTGGAATTGAGATAGAAACAAAACAAACATTTAATAATATAGAAGCTATTTTATCTGAAGTTGGTTGGACTTTAGATAATTTAACCAAAGTGCGTATATATTTAATTGATATGGCTGAATATGCTAAAGTAAACGAAATATATACTGCTAAATTTAAAGACATTTTACCCACTAGAATTGCCCTGGCAGTTCAAGCCTTACCATTAGGAGCTCGCATTGAAATAGAATGTGTCGCAACTGGTGATGAAATAAAAAATGATAAGAATATCTGA
- a CDS encoding aldo/keto reductase, with product MKFANVTSAIQIPVIGIGTWGMGGDLTPKYNNDQKCIEALENAIKLGLTHIDTAEIYAQGHTEELVGQAIKSFDRKRLFITTKVAKENLSYDGIIKAMDDSLMRLDTPYVDLYLIHSSNPDFSIENSMRAMNHLVETNKTKFIGVSNFSVLQLKEAQKFSQNKIVANQIEYNLITRNVGQNTANMESDIIPFCQNNNILIIAYRPFARGDLFNTDFPILEQLSKKYGKTKAQIALNWLVSKQGVITIPKALNLEHLQEIATSADWQMNKEDLKKLDNFSR from the coding sequence ATGAAATTTGCAAACGTCACATCTGCAATACAGATACCAGTAATCGGTATTGGTACTTGGGGAATGGGTGGAGATTTAACACCAAAATATAATAATGATCAGAAATGTATTGAAGCTTTAGAAAATGCTATAAAACTTGGGTTGACGCATATCGATACAGCTGAAATATATGCCCAAGGACACACTGAAGAATTGGTAGGTCAAGCAATAAAAAGTTTTGATAGAAAAAGATTGTTTATTACAACCAAAGTAGCTAAGGAAAACTTAAGTTATGATGGAATAATAAAAGCAATGGACGATAGTCTGATGAGACTTGATACCCCTTATGTTGATTTATACTTAATTCATTCTTCAAACCCAGATTTCTCAATAGAAAATAGTATGCGAGCTATGAATCATTTAGTAGAAACTAATAAAACTAAATTTATAGGAGTGAGCAATTTTTCTGTTTTACAGTTAAAAGAAGCACAAAAATTCAGTCAAAATAAAATAGTGGCCAACCAGATTGAATACAATTTAATAACTAGAAATGTGGGGCAAAATACTGCTAATATGGAATCTGATATAATTCCATTCTGTCAAAATAATAATATACTTATTATAGCTTATCGCCCTTTTGCCAGAGGAGATTTATTTAATACTGACTTTCCTATTCTTGAACAATTATCAAAAAAATACGGCAAGACAAAAGCCCAAATAGCGTTGAATTGGCTAGTATCAAAACAAGGGGTAATCACAATACCGAAAGCATTAAATTTAGAACACTTACAAGAAATTGCTACTTCAGCAGACTGGCAAATGAATAAAGAAGATTTGAAGAAATTAGATAATTTTTCAAGATAA
- a CDS encoding nucleoside 2-deoxyribosyltransferase, with protein MKIYFAGSIRGGRDDMDLYFKLIQHLATYGQVLTEHLGDKNLTSVGEDITDELIYNRDMAWVKEADVIIAEVSTPSLGIGYEIGKAENIDKKILCLYREQADKRLSAMISGNSNIKVVRYNTLEEAINNVDDYFKLL; from the coding sequence ATGAAAATTTATTTTGCTGGATCAATACGTGGTGGTAGGGATGATATGGATTTATATTTTAAATTAATCCAACACCTCGCTACATACGGCCAAGTTTTAACCGAACACCTTGGTGATAAAAATCTCACTAGTGTAGGTGAAGACATTACCGATGAACTTATCTATAATCGTGATATGGCATGGGTGAAAGAAGCTGATGTTATAATTGCTGAAGTATCAACCCCTTCGCTTGGTATTGGCTATGAAATTGGTAAAGCTGAAAATATAGATAAAAAAATATTGTGTTTGTATAGAGAGCAGGCCGATAAAAGATTATCAGCGATGATAAGTGGAAACTCTAATATAAAAGTAGTAAGGTATAATACTTTAGAAGAGGCAATAAACAATGTTGATGATTATTTTAAATTGCTATAA